A genomic stretch from bacterium includes:
- a CDS encoding T9SS type A sorting domain-containing protein yields the protein YALHQNYPNPFNPTTVIRYEIPDDQAVTIRVYDLSGRELETLVNGAQTAGSHEVVWNAAGYASGIYLYRIEAGSFSKLLRMLLIK from the coding sequence CCTATGCCTTGCATCAGAATTATCCAAACCCGTTCAATCCGACCACCGTCATCCGTTATGAAATACCGGATGATCAAGCGGTAACGATCAGGGTGTACGATCTCAGCGGCCGGGAATTGGAAACGCTGGTCAACGGGGCACAGACGGCAGGCAGCCACGAAGTGGTGTGGAACGCTGCGGGATATGCCAGCGGCATCTATTTATACCGCATTGAGGCTGGATCGTTCAGCAAGCTTTTGCGTATGCTGCTGATCAAATAA
- a CDS encoding 50S ribosomal protein L28 — MSKRCDICGKGPMSGNKISHAHNLTRTRWMPNIKKLRIQDGKSTRQAYVCNRCLRSGKVTKAI, encoded by the coding sequence ATGTCGAAACGGTGTGATATCTGCGGCAAGGGTCCGATGAGCGGAAATAAGATCAGCCATGCCCATAATTTGACCAGAACCCGTTGGATGCCGAACATCAAAAAATTGCGCATCCAGGACGGCAAATCTACGCGACAGGCTTATGTGTGCAACCGCTGCCTGCGCTCGGGCAAAGTGACCAAGGCAATATAA